GACCACGTCCCCGTTGACCTCCCGCCTGAGCTCGTCCGCGACCCGGCACAGCTCCGCCAGCTCCCGACCGCGGGCGGTGAAGAGCAGCGCTACCTCCTCCTCGTCCAGATCCCTCTCCCCGGCCCCGGCGAGAGCGGCGACGAACTCCGGGCGCATCCGGGAGGGCCTCCGGCCTCTCATCTCCTCGAGCGTCCTCCCCGGCACCGGCTCGTCCTTGCCCGGGGCCCAGCTCTCGACGCGCGCGAACCCCTCGGCGTCCATCCCGGCGAGGACCTTCGGCCTCAGGGCCTCGTCAACCCACCGCTCCGCCTCCAGCGCGTAGCGTGGGTGGACCGCGAGCCGCTCGAGGAGCAGATATCCTCTGCTACCGGTGGCCCGTTCGAGCTCTTCGAGGTGCGGCCAGGGCCGCTCGGGGTTGACGTGGTCGGGGGTGACGGGGGAGACGCCTCCCCAGTCGTTGATCCCGGCGTCTATGTACCTCAGGTACCCGGCCTCGCCGTCGGCCAGGTTCGGCGGGGCCTGCACCGTGACTTCGGGCGGCAGGATGAGCCGGGCGAGCGCTATCGCCGCGAGCATCTCCTTCTCAGAAGGCTCGGGTGCGTCTTGCATCCTGGTCCCCGGCTTGGCACGGAAGTTCTGCACGATGCACTCCTGGATGTGCCCGTAGCGCCCGTGCACCTCGCGGATCGCGAGCAGAGTCTCCACCCGCTCCTCGGGGCTCTCCCCGATCCCGACGAGGAGCCCGGTCGTGAAGGGCACCGCGAGCCTCCCCGCCGCCTCGAGCGTCTCGAGTCGTCTCTCGGGGACTTTGTCCGGCGAGGCCCAGTGGGCCATGCCCCGGCCCAGCAGCCTCCCCGAGACCTCCTCCAGCATGATACCCTGCGAGACGGCCACCCCCCGCAGCAGCCGTACGTCCTCCTCCGAGAGCACGCCGGGGTTGGCGTGCGGCAGGAGTCCGGTCTCTTCGGCCACCAGCCCGCAGCAGTGCGCCAGGTACTCCACGGTCGTCTCGAACCCCATCTCCCTGAGTTCGCGTCGGGCCTCAGGATAGCGTTTCTCCGGCTTGTCCCCGAGCGTGAAGAGCGCCTCTTTGCACCCGGCTTCGGCCCCATCCCGGGCTATCTCGAGTACCTCCTCCGGCGTGAGGTAGGCCCTCTCTCCCTTACGCGGTGGATGGGCGAAGGTGCAGTAGCCGCAGTTGTCCCGGCACAGCCTGGTCAGCGGGATGAAGACCTTGCGCGAGTACGAGATCCTCGGCCCGTACGTCCGGTCCCGTACCCGTGCCGCCGCCTCCATCGCGGGCTCGGGATCCTCCACGGCCATTCGCGCCAGCACCCTGGCCTCTTCTGCCCCGAGCGAAACCTCCGCCGCTCTCTCCAGTAGCTCCCTGTATGCGTGAATTCCCTCCATAGTTCGGGCAGTATAAACCCGGAGCGTCCCCCCTTACATCGACCTCATCATATCCGACAA
The DNA window shown above is from Rubrobacter calidifluminis and carries:
- the cofH gene encoding 5-amino-6-(D-ribitylamino)uracil--L-tyrosine 4-hydroxyphenyl transferase CofH, which produces MEGIHAYRELLERAAEVSLGAEEARVLARMAVEDPEPAMEAAARVRDRTYGPRISYSRKVFIPLTRLCRDNCGYCTFAHPPRKGERAYLTPEEVLEIARDGAEAGCKEALFTLGDKPEKRYPEARRELREMGFETTVEYLAHCCGLVAEETGLLPHANPGVLSEEDVRLLRGVAVSQGIMLEEVSGRLLGRGMAHWASPDKVPERRLETLEAAGRLAVPFTTGLLVGIGESPEERVETLLAIREVHGRYGHIQECIVQNFRAKPGTRMQDAPEPSEKEMLAAIALARLILPPEVTVQAPPNLADGEAGYLRYIDAGINDWGGVSPVTPDHVNPERPWPHLEELERATGSRGYLLLERLAVHPRYALEAERWVDEALRPKVLAGMDAEGFARVESWAPGKDEPVPGRTLEEMRGRRPSRMRPEFVAALAGAGERDLDEEEVALLFTARGRELAELCRVADELRREVNGDVVTYVVNRNINYTNQCYFRCRFCAFSKGPKSLNLRGEPYLMDPGEVARRAREAWERGATEVTMVGGIHGRFTGQNYLDYLRAVKDEVPGMHVHAFTPLEVWQGAHTLGIPVDEFLVRLKEAGLATLPGTAAEILDDEIRRIICPDKINTAQWAEVMRKAHAIGLRSTSTIMFGHVDGPVNWARHLLVLREIQAETGGFTEFIPLPFVHMATPLFLQGRSRRGPAFAETVKMHAVGRIALHGYIDNVQVSWVKLGVEGAKACLEAGCNDLGGTLMNESISRSAGASHGQEMLPEEMERMIREIGRIPRQRNTLYGEPERHVKAS